Genomic segment of Xenopus laevis strain J_2021 chromosome 4S, Xenopus_laevis_v10.1, whole genome shotgun sequence:
ACTGTTCCTATAGCAAACACTTGGGGTGACAGGTGGGCCCTTCATGGTAGCATTCAACTGGGCATTCCTGAATAGGACCAGTCTTTCGTCACCAGGTCGTATAGGCTCAAGTGTTTTTTAATGGCAGCAACAGTAGGTACTTACAAGAAAAGGTCCAGAGCCtttaaagcaaatttaaaaagacAAGGTTGTTGGTATTACAGGGGCTGATGCAGGAGTAGGAAGATATTTGTAACCTCTGAAGGCAGCATTAGATAGGAGTATTCATCTAGAtcagcgatccccaaccttttttacccgtgagccacattcacatgcaaaaagagttggggagcaacacaagcatgaaaaagttaatGTAGATGAcacaaagggctgtgattggctacttggtaacccctatgtggactggcagcctacagtaggctatgtttggccataaatctgttttctatgcaaccaaaacttgcccaaaaaccaggaattcaaaaataagcatctgccttgaggccactgggagcaacatccaaagcgttggagagcaaaatgttgctcacgagctactggttggggatcactgatctagatcaACAAGAACCTGGATGGTAGTCCTTAGAGTGACTATCCatagtccataggaaagttctgAGATCTCAGAATGGCCATTGCAGAAGTAGAGGGAACCTGATTGTTCCATGATATTCCCTGGACAACATTGTGATGGTTCCTTTGTTTCTTGCACACAGCTGGATGAAGGATGGATGGACGATGACAGAAATGATTTTCTCGATGATTTACACATGGATATGTTAGAGGAACAGCATCACCAGGCAATGCAATTTACTGCCAGCATGCTCCAGCAGGTAATGCGATTTCCCCCAGCTCCTTTGTCAGCATTGCTTGTCACGTCGGCCATTCACATTCCCAGCCTCCGTTAAATGGATTAAACAAACCAGCCGCTCTAATGAAAGTAGAGTTTATACAGGAAAGGCTCGCTGGGGAGAAGGATGATAGATTCTGCAATGAAAATGTCCGAGATACAGAGAATGACCATCATGGAAATCAGTCTGACAGATACACGAGTAATTACTCTCGTCAGTTCAAGCAGTGATGCTGTGCCAGGGAAATCTGGGCAGGTTTTAGGGTAGAACAGAAGTGGAATTTGCCATTGAACCAGTTCCATTTATGTGATTAAGAaaagtgagaaccttgcctcaggtggcatttTACTAGGGGTTGCAAAAACCCACCCCAAAATTCTGTTTTAACCAGAAACTCTGCTTTTATTGaatagagagtagtgatgggcgaatttgcgccgtttcgccgaaaaattcgcgaatttcgcgcgaaattcacgaaacgttgaaaaattcgcgaaacggcgccggcgtctcgtttttgggaaaaaatttttgacgccggcgaattttttcggcgaattttcgcgggcgtttcgcgaatttattcgcctgccgcgaatcgcgcaaattcgccgctaattcgcgcctggcgaataaattcgccaatcactaatagAGAGTTCAATCTCCCCTCATACTCTGCTCACTGAAGGCAAGCACATTGACTGCAACAGTTTTATTGGGTAAACCATCGACATAATGATTTGGGCAACTGGCTGTAGTCAAAAcaaaattttgtttgcatttcACCTAAAAATGAGTTTGCAGTGACTTTTAACACTGCTATGtactatttattttatgtatgctGCTATTTTTGGGTTCAACCCCTCTTTTAAGGTCCAGAATTTGGTCACCAGCTACATTCCCTCATAACCAGGTTGCAGATATGTGTATCAGTCATCCTGCAATTAATTCAAGAATGTCTAGCACAGCAAATAAGGGTTCTCCCTAAATCTCACTCTCAGTCTAGGCTTCTGGATCTTAAATCATCTTCTACTGTACCCCCAAGCTTGTCCCAATCCCTCCAACTGTCCAGGTACCTCTGATGTACCTGTTCCATTGCTCCTAGTGAATGCTGATCTTATAATTCAGTCTAATAAAACTGGCCACTAGGGTGGTGCGGCACAATACTAGACTGACATCACATAGACTTGCAGTTCTTCTACTTGAGCCAAGTTTTGCCAACAGACCAAAACACcacaatgtagttttttttttgatttaagaTATGTTTAATAGCTTTTTCAAATGTAGGCCTAGAGGCCTAACTCAGAACAGAACAACGACAAATACCACAGAATATACAATACACACTGCTTTCTTTAGGGGCTAGAACATTCACAGAGGAACGGGCGCTGCAGCGATTCTCAGGGTGCAGTAAACAGACCCGAGGGGAAAAAAGCAGCTTTTGGATTTacaaattaaaattgaaaaaaaaatcaccatggcTGCTGTTCTCAGCCCCCACCTCCacaaaaacaaaatcttaaataaatagtttatacattaaaagtcttaaaaaaatccaaaaactgcttttatgtagttctttttttaatagtgGGTAGATGATGGAACACTTGCATACATCCATATACTATTGTTCCTAtggtttatttttatcttttttttccctacagaAAAAACTTGAggaagatggtggaaccacggaTACTGCAACGCTATTATCGAATCATCTTGAGAAAGACAGTGGTATTGGCCGCACTGATGAGAGCACTCGAAATGATGAAAGTTCAGAGCAGGAGAATCTTGCCGATGACCATACGACTCTAGGAAGCCATAAGAAGCTTATGTACAGCCAGGATACCCTGGGCAGTGGTGATATGCAATTCAGCAATGAGTCTTTCATATCAGCAGACTGCACTGATGCTGATTTTCTGGGGATCCCTATGGATGAGTGCGAGAGGTTCAGGGAGCTTTTAGAACTAAAATGTCAAGTGCAGAGCTCCAACCAGCAAAGTCGCTATTACCAGAGCAGTACAATGGAGACCAACAGGAGTGACCAAGAAAGTGTAGACAGAGAGTTAGAGATGTTGAATGAAGAGCTGCACAGCATTGAACTCGAATGTTTAAACATTGTCCGTGCCCACAAAATGCAGCAGCTGAAAGACCAGTACAGAGATAGTTGGATGTTGCACAACAGCGGTTTCCACAATTACAACACAAGCATTGATGTGCGCCGACATGAGCTGTCGGACATCACAGAACTGCCAGAGAAGTCAGACAAGGATAGCTCAAGTGCCTATAACACTGGGGAAAGCTGCCGTAGCACCCCATTAACTTTAGAAATTTCCCCTGACAACTCATTGCGTAGGATGGCAGATATCATTAACTCCCCTAATGCTGAAGGTGCAGTGGGCAATGCCGCATGCAGTGCTCCACAGAAAACTGCACAAAGCAACGGAGATAGTCGTGAATCCAGTCCTGCCAGGTACCATCTCCCTCCGAAGGATACAGATTCAAGTCAACAaacagagacaaaggaaagaAAGACCAGTGACACTGATAAAAATCACATTTCTCAGGACAAAGTGTCTGGCAGTTATGCCCCACCATATCGGCACTCTCCATACAAACATGCTCACATACCCGCCCATGCACAGCACTATCAGAGTTACATGCAGCTGATCCAGCAAAAATCAGCTGTGGAATATGCACAGAGTCAGATGAGTTTGGTCAGCA
This window contains:
- the pdzrn3.L gene encoding PDZ domain containing ring finger 3 L homeolog isoform X3 yields the protein MGCSLCSLRRPDEEYRLLYEVCQVNGKDLSRATHDQAVEAFKTAKEPIVVQVLRRTPRTNVFNTPTDVQLMDMGTQTEITFEHIAALAKISSPSPSVARLDPYLLTEEHSPAHDYFDPNDFMGGLHPEMDRDELELEEIDLYRMNSQDKLGLTVCYRTDDEEDTGIYVSEIDPNSIAAKDGRIREGDRIIQINGIDVNNYEEAVNLLTSEDTKNVFLLVARPELQLDEGWMDDDRNDFLDDLHMDMLEEQHHQAMQFTASMLQQKKLEEDGGTTDTATLLSNHLEKDSGIGRTDESTRNDESSEQENLADDHTTLGSHKKLMYSQDTLGSGDMQFSNESFISADCTDADFLGIPMDECERFRELLELKCQVQSSNQQSRYYQSSTMETNRSDQESVDRELEMLNEELHSIELECLNIVRAHKMQQLKDQYRDSWMLHNSGFHNYNTSIDVRRHELSDITELPEKSDKDSSSAYNTGESCRSTPLTLEISPDNSLRRMADIINSPNAEGAVGNAACSAPQKTAQSNGDSRESSPARYHLPPKDTDSSQQTETKERKTSDTDKNHISQDKVSGSYAPPYRHSPYKHAHIPAHAQHYQSYMQLIQQKSAVEYAQSQMSLVSMCKDLSNSMEPRMEWKVKVRSDGSRYITKRPVRDKLLKERAIKIKEERSGMTTDDDAISEMKMGRYWSKEERKQHVRRANEQKRRREYMMQSRLDCLKEKQSTEDNKEVSIIDLSHKKMMKKRNKKVFDNWMTIQELLTHGTKSPDGTRVYNSLLSVTTV